The genomic interval attaaaaaatttataaaaactactttttaattttaaaaaaattattttttgaattaaataaaaaaaattattttttaaattaaataataataaactcaaaacatattttaattttaaaattattttctaaaataatcatAAGCAAAATCCCCCGTTATAATAAACCCAGTGAAGGCAACCTTGTTATTACGTGTTCCTTTTTCCCCACACAGTATTGTACTTCTTCTTCCCTTCATCTCTCTGCGTTGTACTTTCTTCTTCCCTCTTCTTAGTACTTCCTTCTTCCCTCTTCTATCCTTCATAAAAATCTTCTTCCCTAATCATAACCATAAACTCCTACTTCACACCAACACCTTGTGTGATGACGAGGAACACAAATGTATACTTTGTGTTGCATTGTTTGTGTTTATGGTGTTAGCTGAAGATTTTAAGCCTACGGACGAAATACTCTTAGATTGTGGTGGCCATATTCTTAGTTTGGATCTTGATTTGCCGTTCATGGTCCACTGATCGTGGCTCGAATTTTGGTTCCGGAAAATCGACCATGTCAGAGGTTGCAACTAATGACCCTGCAGTCCCTCAAAATCCCTTCATGACGGTGCGGATTTATCCGGCTTCTAGATTGATTTTCCTCAGGTTATATTTTTATCCGGCTTCTTATTCGAGTCTTAATACATCAGANNNNNNNNNNNNNNNNNNNNNNNNNTAAGCAAGGTGTAGGATTGGGATGTCACGCCAAATCGGGCATCTGATATATTAAGACCCGAATAAGAAGCCGGATAAAAATATAACCTGAGGAAAATCCAACCAGAAGCTACCGGAAAACTATAGGTATATGGTGATTCGAAAATCCGCGCCGTCATGAAGGGAACTTGAGGGACTGCAAGGTCATTAGTTGCAACCTCTGACATGGTGGAATTTCCAGAACCAAAATTCAAGCCACGATCAGTGGAGCATGAACGGCCATCAAGATCCAAACTAAGAATAGGGTCACCACAATTTAAGAGTATCTGGTCTGTAGGCTTAAAATCTTCAGCTAACACCATAAACACAAACAATGCAACACAAACAAAGTATACATTTGTGTTCCTCGTCATCACTTGTGGTGGTGTGAAGTAGGAGTTTATAGTTATGATTAGGGAAGAAGATTTTTATGAAGGAGAGAAGAGGGAAGAAGGAAGTACTAAGACGAGGGAAGAAGAAAGTACAACCCGGAGAGATGAAGGAAGAAGGAGTACAATACTGCGCAGGGAAGAAAAGAAGGAACACGTAACAAGGTTGTCTTCACTTGGTTTATTATGAGAGGGGCTTTTacttatgattattttaaaaaataattttaaaattaaaatatgttttgagtttatttttatttaatttataaaatatttttttatttaattcaaaaaataatttttttaaaattaaaaagtagtttttataaattttttaatttaattaacgtaacaatttattttttctaaaattaaaagaaatatagattttaattttttttatttattttaaaattaacatatcattATTAGTATAATTAAACATTGTTCAATAGCATGGATCATCTATCTTTCAATTATTATACATCACTATCTTAAAtcatgttgttggagataaaaatataaatttatttaaatattaggataatggatttgataaacatgaattttcttaaaatttataatgaatttattgagttataagtttatgtaaaaaaaatgattatgttGTTTTCGTTTTAAGATATTAAAGATCAAATAGTTACTTACAATTAAATAAGATGGTGAACAATTTTacttacaattaaatattaGGATAAGTTTATGTGGAAGGTTAAAAGTACTTGTCCAGGCAATAACATCAGCCGTATTAAAAGCACTTTGATTAGCGAAGAATATTTTGAATACTCTTTGATTAACTTTGGTTATCACCGTGGTGCCCTCACAAAAGTGAAGTTTCACAAGATAGGCAAACCCAGAATCAATTGAGAATGTCCAAGTCAAGTTGTAACTCAAGTTGATATTGGCGCTTGGACCCATCGATCTGGCCGACGAGAAAACAATAGTTGGAGCAATATAAGACGGTGTTCCTGGAGGATACTCAATATTCACTTCTATACCACCATTCACAGCTCCAAATGTAGTTCCTAGTATGAAAGACGTGTCAGCACTCCAAGACCTAAACATGTCAGTATCACGAGAACCCGAAATATTACTCCCACCCACATTTAACCTATAAACATTCTCAAGTGCAGTTATGTTGTCAATGGTGAAGACACTTCTAATACCAACAATCACATGTACATCATCATCAGTGGAAGTATAAATATTAGGCATCCACATGACCTCAATTCCATTGACAAATACATATGCATTAATTGCAGTGGTAGATGGAGTAAAAGTTACGTTCAATGTACCTCCATCAATGTGGATGGAATATTCCTTCACAACATAATGATCCTTTGAACCCAAGGTGGTGGTGGAAGTAGGAGTTTATGGTTATGATTAGGGAAGAAGATTGTTATGAAGGAGAGAAGAGGGAAGAAGGAAGTACTAAGAAGAGGGAAGAAGAAAGTACAACGCGGAGAGATGAAGGAAGAAGAAGTACAGTATTGCGCGGGGAAGAAGGAACACATAACAAGGTTGCCTTCACTGAGTTTATTATGACAGAGGCTTTTGCTTATTTTAGAGAAATTAAGTTATTGCAAGATCTTTTAGTATTTCATTTTCTATGTGTTTCTTGAGAAGTTTATCCAAACACACTCTTGGAACTCTGTTAGAAATAGGGATCTGAATTCCCTGTTGTAGGAAAAGCACGCGTTTGCACGCATTAAATGCTCTCAGCCTAACATATGAGATCAGAAGGTTAAgattacataataaaaaaaatcagttttaaaTGATCTTGGCCGTTAATTTACAGTTGAGATCGAAATCCTGCTCTATTGCAATGATTTGAAATGTCAtgctacaaataaaaaaataaataaaggagaTTTACACATTTACCTGCCAAACATGCAGTTCCTCCCGATAAAACTACCGTCTTGTACCAATCACTGTCGCCCGTTAGTTCTGCAGAATGACAATGCTCCATACAAACAGCTATAGCCTGGTGCAAACCCATGACTAGCCTATACAGATAAGTCAAACATAAGCTTAAACTACAATCATGGTAAACAACAAAAACTATTGAAGCGGTTATAGAGACgaataattgattttgacatgtttggatgtatttcaataaaattgattttgcattTAAAACTGATTGTAACTTGAAGTTTGAATTTGAAGCTTTTGCCTCTACAGTTGATCTGACGtctcaaatttattgttcaactcacttttacatGAATGAATCCAAACATAAAACCAAACAGACATACTTAATTTGTCGCAACCATATTgcaagaaatataaataaaataaaaaaaacttacattCCAGAAAGATGTGGCTTGAACAAAATCTCTGCTGTCTGAAACCTCTCTTTTGAAAGTGTAAACCATCCATCTCCTGCAGTTTGAAATGATGCTTGTGTGTTTTCTTTTAATAGCTCAGCTTCATAATCAAGAGCAACATAGCATAGATTATGTTGCAAACCCACAGAAATTGTTACGAAAAGAACAGAAATGTATAACAAAAAACTGAATAGAAATCCGATGTAACGCCGATGCTTCATATTGAAAACGTATTCGTTTTTGTGTCCGGCACTGACACATTTAGTTACATTTAATCccttctattttcttaaattattattggtgtATACGTGTCAGTATCTTTTCCAGTGTCTGTGTTAGCGCTTAAAGATGATACCTCTTCCAACTAATCAACTATGCAAACTAATCCAAACTACTCACTCCCACCATActtcaacataaaaaaataaaaaataaaaagaaagatataAAGAGGCATGTTCTCAAAAAGGAAAGTCCCACGTGTTCTCTCGAATAAATTTGTATCAACCACAAGAAGAATCACTTCATATTAATACCTCTTTCAAAGCGCGAACAGTGTACAAAGATTGAAAATTTAGGTTGTTCAGTTGCATCTTCTCCTTAAGAAACCCAGTAAGTTTCATTGCTCCTAGTCCAAGAACTTCCACACCGACCTTGCGCATTACTTTACCATTTAAAACTGTAAAAGGATAACGCAGGTCACATTTATACCAACAAAACAAACGAGGAAAGAAATAGACAAACATTTGCTTCTAATATACAAagttaaaacaatttataaattaacacAATGAAATGATGCTTAAACATTGACCAACGCTGTACGACACTTAGTCGATAAATTGAGACACTTCATGAAGGAAATTTATTGTCATGCATAAattataagaattatattcaGACAGAGAAATAGAAAGAGCATGAGATGAGAAAAGAACAGTAGAGCATACTTGGAACTACTGATGTGACTTGAAAACCTATATTAACAACTATTCCGGAAGTTCGTTTTGCAGCATACAGAGCTAGAGTCGCctacatttttcaaaatatattatatgtaaagtaataaaaaatataaaaagccATATGTTTTTGTGATTTGCAACGAAGAAATGCACAATTACAATCTACTTGGTTTCAGAAATTGTCAACTTTTTATCAAGTTCACCTATTCTGGTACCAATTCGTTACAAAGATCAAAGCAACACAAGTTTATTCTTTTATAACCAAAATGCCATCAAGTTACCTGCAATGTGAAAGGTTCTCTAAGTTATCCAGTTTTTTTTTTCGTGTTAAAATATATTACCTGGTTGACAGCACAAACAGCAGGAACATTCATGTCAAACAGGGAACTATAAATCGCTTCTTTAAGTTGTCGTCTTGATGCTCTGGCTGATTCAGTATCTGAAATGAGGCAACATTTTGTAAGGCCAGAGAATCATATATGTAAGAAAACTATGTATTGTTGAAAAGGTTTGGagacttttaaatagatttGACAATTATATGTGCATCGCCATGGCACAAATCACCATGTAAAGTATGATAAAACAACCATAGATTGAAAAAACTTAATCAGAACAGGTGGTGACAAGGTGatgtattttcattttcattattcCTGTTACATTCTACAAAGTAAATACTATAGGCCTCAAAAATGTATGTTATATTGCTTCCTCCGCAAACTTGCTTCCAGTAATGGACAGTGAGTCATACTTAGTACTGAAAGAGAGGAAGGCAATCCTTTGGCAATGACTTCAGTTTGGGGGATTAACAATCTCAAGGTTTTGGAGAGAGGTGGGATGTTGAAGCCATTTCCCATCAATGCCTGTAGCATTAAGACCACATATGCATCACCATTAATTTGCAACACTGAAAGACAGGTGAAATGTTCCCAAGTTGGCTTAGTATTACACAAAATCCCTCCAACAGAGCCAACAGTCAATTTCAGTAAACTGAGGCAAATCATCTATGACAAAAGATTGAAGATTTGGTGGATTATCAACTTCCATTTCTTGAAGGTTAGTTAGAATACTATAGCTTCTGGTAGAGAAGGAATTTTCTCACACACATTGCAAAATAAATGAGGTCTGGAGTGGCCAATCCACCTAGGGGAAATAATCTAGTTCATCACAAACCCATGTTTGGATGCTTTTAAGAAATGAGAGTCTCTTTTGCGACACATCTATTGCAACTATTATCGATTTCAGATTTTTACAACTCTCAATAAACAAACTCTTAAGGATAGGGAGAGCGCCTATAGTCAATACCTGGAAGTGCAGAAGAGAGTGGAAACTGTCTTGGCGGAATACACTGCGAAGAAGAGCAATTGTTTACATATTTGAAAGGAAAGAAGAAGTTGGATGCTTTGCAAGGTTACTATAACGGTAATGTGACTGATTCTGAAAACAGTGAAATCTGCAAGTACAACGGCAATTCAATGagtgttgaattttaaaattaaaatatcttttagtGCCGTTGGTTGTTGAAATCTGCAAGTACAACAAAAAATCTGAGTCCATAGAGTTCattactttttttgtttattttgaaagataatttcaaagtaaaaataTGTTTAGTGGAGttgaattcatttttatttaatttaaaagatagttttttttaaaaattaaaatatagtttttataatttttattttattttaaaattaacgtaacaattattttttctgaaactaaaaaatatatagattttaaaattaacatatcacTATTAGTATAATTAAACATTGTTCAATAGTCATTGACACCGTCATGGACCACCTATCTCCTAATTATTAGACATCACCACTTTAAATCATATTGTtatagatgaaaatatgagtttatttgaatattaggATAATGAATTTCATAAACATatgaacttttttaaaattgataatgaatttttttaattctaagtttctgtaaaaaataattacgtTGTTTTCGttttaagatattaaaaatcaaatagttgcttacaattaaataaatgatcaaaattgaaaaaacaaaagataaataaatgattaaattgttACTTGAGATTAAATTAAGTGATCAATaagatattttgtttaaaataaattactctatctatctcaaaataaatgtttcatttgcaattttttttatatctaaatatatttattattttacaatacccatataatatttattacttttttctaCTAATATAcccttactttttttttcttctaatatacatttttttaaaccaACAAAATTAAAGGAGGGAAAGATGGTGGTTTGAGCGAAGAGAAAGTGACACGGGGACGGATTTGTTACTTTGTTATGCCACGGGAACAAGGAGTTGAAAAAGGAAGCAATTACCAACCTACTAtttatatagattaaaattGTCAAATATTATATAGATCATTATAAAAAGAATGATCACTTTTTAAGTTAGTTTGTATTTAATgtaaatatattcatttaatttgaagtgtatcattattttaattttattttatttattttaaaattaagatttttaattgTTCACAATATAATATGGAAtctatttgaaatatatatctatatatatatatatattaaaaaaattattcgtCGTTTGTTTTTTGACAAAACTTTTTGTCATTTTGTCACTTGTGACACCTATTCCGtgcaattatttatatattatttttcgagcttaaatctaaaatattgtaAGATGTGAATCAATTTTTTACGAACTACATAAATATCAATTGAAGGTTAGTGATATTATTAATTCATTATATCAttttacaatatattttcaaataaataaaataataaagtataGGATTAACTCAGACaatcaaacaattaatttatgCAACTTAATATTAACACACGACCCTTAATTAAGGAAGttccaaaaaatttataatatatttaacttttgaaaaaattgtattgatattttaattttataaaataaatctctaaaattttatatttacaatttgtacttaaaataaataattcatttgtcTGTCATATCAGAGTTTTGTGAATTTAAGATCcaacaaacttcaaaaatattaaaacaccCTAATTTATGTCATATTTCTCTaagatattttagaatttattaaaaattaaaacaacattTAATTCATTGAAATGCACattcaaacttaaaattttcatttttatttttagatgtgTATTAATTTCTCATATTGAGACACAAAAAAGTAAGTATAGCAAAATTCAAAGTTAAGATGTAagttttatagtaaaaaaaaaaaatacgtgTTAAAATGTAACATTTAGGATGtaagttttaataaataaaacagaCAAAATATActtgttaaaataataactacatcaatatttaaatgcaataatttgtttaaatttaataattaattactaaagtaataaaaaataatttaatcaattaattaattaaatgataattaaaataagaactaaactgtatttaaataaaaattctattaatttttaacataatgATATTTCTCACATATTTCTCATTTATTTCTCTCTTCTTATACTCTTTCTCACATCTTTCTCTTTTCTCAATTTCTTCATGTAACCAAACACACATCATgcattgatttaatattttttaatttaatttttatcatttcgTACCTCTTAGGTTGTCATCACccacatatttaatatttttaaatttaatttttataattaaataaagtataaGTAAATAACATCAGGTGGACATCGAGTTGGATTCGAACCAAGAAATTAAAACCAATTGAATCTCTAGGTGGTAACTATGAGCTCAATCtcgttcatttttttattttgtgccAGACAAATTCAGGTCACGGGGTGACGGTTGTGAATGGGTGGATAAAACGGATTGGAGGCCcttttttcatcttttaaaaaaaattaaatagcaTATAAACTTAATAATTTGGCCCTATATAGTTTGTTACATAGAATACAACTCTGACCATTAAAATAACTGACCCAACTTGTCAATCATAtatcatatttgttttataatttcaatttttttagatCACAAttttcaatcacaattttttataatagtattaaTCCAAGTTTTGttgtattatttttctaaagacATAGCATTTTCCATTGCCCACATAAAGTCTAAAGCAAATATTAAATCACAAATTCATCAACAACATCAAGTTACATTCACATAACAACACGACCAATACAAATTACATTCTcaagtataaattatataaattacataaattacaTAATGATCAACCTAATTAAAATGACATTAATCAAAGGAATATTGCTGCACTATGAGAATTTACTGAGTGATTTCAGCAGCTTTTGCCACGTCTAATGCAAattataagaagaagaaaaataacagCAGTGGAATTGAAGTATATTCAAACGATTTCTCTTTGAGAGATTGTCATACAATTGATGACAACAAATTATGTATTCTCCTTggtgtgatgttataaaatctTAGCAgactcttttttcttttctcactCTGAGAAAAGGATGGAAAGTGAAAAGAAAGAACAATCATAATACCAATGTTTCACAGACAAACCAAATCCAAGATTATAATAACAAACCATGTACATAAGAGGTGTATACTACTTACTCTTCTTCAAGCTAATAGGCTTCTCTTGCAATTCATCATTCATGAATGCGTCAATATTCTCCGGCAAAGATTCTTCTTTGTAGCTTATATGCGGTTATTATTTTAAGTACATGAGAATATTTCACAAAACAAAACTTATCCCTTTTGTAAGGAAATCTATAAGGAGTTGTAAGAAAACACAATAAGTACCTTTCCAACTCCCACATGCAAAATTGATTTACTTTCCATTTTAAACTCAATATGACATTGTCTTAGCTCTTTCAACTGCACATCACTATCACTAGTAAGAGCATCTAGCTGCAAAACATATTAATACAACAAAACAAAAGTTAAATACAATCCATATACCCTacatttcaaacaaaaaataaaatgtcaacgTACATTTAGAAGCTAACTTTCTTGTTTGGCATCAGTTTGCGCTTTCTGAGATATGGTGATATATGCATACCAGTTCATAAAAGTTTTAGAAGATGAAACCATTAATTTAGATGATTGAACAAGAACAGATCACTTAAAATTCAAGATGCCTTAACAAGATGAGTGCCATTCAAAGAGTGGAAAAACACTTGTCAAATTTGAGCTTGTTATTACAACCTATAAGAGTATAAGTTCAATTAGATATGAATAACGTAGTTTAGAATTTAGGGCTTTAACATTCTCAGTATATAGAGGGTAATTCTCAATATATAGGGGGAAAGATATAATTGCTAAGGCAATTTAAATACCCATGGTATAAcatgatgaaaaaataataatatcataaaattaaagGGTCTCTTAACATGAACATGTGATGAAAAAAGttaatatcacacatttaactaAAAGAGCATATACTACTATATTTTAGACATAACCACAAAACAGagcaaaagataaaaataaaaaaatctatggATAAGCTAGCATAAACCAAAATTGAATATGCATATATACTGA from Cicer arietinum cultivar CDC Frontier isolate Library 1 chromosome 5, Cicar.CDCFrontier_v2.0, whole genome shotgun sequence carries:
- the LOC101500653 gene encoding uncharacterized protein → MKIENLRSSSLLPPHPHSSVSSLSLTLTLTLTLVLFKAHSRRLTLFVSRSSSRSRLSASFSLWSILNLDALTSDSDVQLKELRQCHIEFKMESKSILHVGVGKCKASNFFFPFKYVNNCSSSQCIPPRQFPLSSALPDTESARASRRQLKEAIYSSLFDMNVPAVCAVNQATLALYAAKRTSGIVVNIGFQVTSVVPILNGKVMRKVGVEVLGLGAMKLTGFLKEKMQLNNLNFQSLYTVRALKENLCYVALDYEAELLKENTQASFQTAGDGWFTLSKERFQTAEILFKPHLSGMLVMGLHQAIAVCMEHCHSAELTGDSDWYKTVVLSGGTACLAGTTFGAVNGGIEVNIEYPPGTPSYIAPTIVFSSARSMGPSANINLSYNLTWTFSIDSGFAYLVKLHFCEGTTVITKVNQRVFKIFFANQSAFNTADVIAWTSTFNLPHKLILIFNCK